One segment of Candidatus Culexarchaeum yellowstonense DNA contains the following:
- a CDS encoding metallophosphoesterase produces the protein MRIAFAADVHGNETTWRKFINVHKYIKGINVLIMGGDLTGKMLVPIFKQSDGNYICHFNVEYNIRNEKELNDLCNTIKFSGGYPYITSEEEWKNLTHEDRERIMEEQMRETLLRWIKMANENVPKDIHIIMNPGNDDSPVVDEIIRNSDTVIYPLDKVVNLDDHHELISCEYVNPTPWKTPRELPEDELLRLLESKLNGVSVDINHLICNFHAPPYNSGLDNAPELDKDLRPKHGIKGLSIVPVGSKAVRTFIERYQPKLGLHGHIHESSAARRIGKTLCINPGSGYMEGTLRLYVIDVEKDKIKDYWRITG, from the coding sequence ATGAGGATTGCTTTTGCAGCCGATGTTCATGGTAATGAAACTACTTGGAGGAAGTTCATCAATGTTCACAAGTATATTAAGGGAATAAATGTATTAATTATGGGTGGTGACTTAACAGGGAAGATGCTTGTACCCATTTTTAAGCAGAGCGATGGAAATTACATATGTCATTTCAATGTTGAATATAATATAAGGAATGAGAAAGAGCTTAACGATCTATGTAATACGATAAAGTTTAGCGGGGGTTATCCATATATAACCTCTGAAGAGGAGTGGAAAAACCTTACGCATGAGGATAGGGAAAGGATCATGGAAGAGCAGATGAGAGAAACTCTTTTGAGGTGGATTAAGATGGCGAATGAGAATGTTCCGAAAGATATTCACATAATTATGAACCCAGGTAATGATGATTCTCCAGTTGTAGATGAAATAATAAGGAATAGTGATACGGTCATATATCCATTGGATAAAGTGGTTAATCTTGACGATCATCACGAATTAATAAGCTGTGAATACGTTAATCCTACTCCATGGAAAACTCCTAGGGAGCTTCCTGAGGATGAATTATTGAGGTTACTGGAGAGTAAGTTGAATGGCGTATCTGTGGACATAAATCATCTTATATGCAATTTCCATGCACCACCATATAACAGTGGATTGGATAATGCTCCTGAATTGGATAAGGATCTTAGGCCCAAACATGGAATTAAGGGTTTAAGCATAGTTCCTGTTGGCAGTAAGGCCGTTAGAACATTTATTGAGAGATATCAACCTAAGCTTGGTCTTCACGGTCATATTCATGAATCTTCAGCCGCGAGGAGGATAGGCAAAACCCTGTGCATTAATCCCGGCTCAGGATACATGGAGGGTACTTTGAGGCTCTACGTAATAGATGTTGAAAAAGATAAGATAAAGGATTATTGGAGGATAACTGGATAA
- a CDS encoding ATP-dependent DNA ligase, protein MVEPGSLRFVVHEHHASHLHWDFRLELDGVLKSWAVPKEPPTQPGVRRLAVEVEDHPLSYIDFQGVIPEGMYGAGTVTIWDRGVYTLESRKPDKLVFELRGEKMRGRYTLLRFKDKPENWLLFKTKT, encoded by the coding sequence ATGGTTGAACCCGGCAGCCTGAGGTTCGTGGTCCACGAGCATCATGCCTCCCACCTCCACTGGGACTTCAGATTGGAGCTGGACGGGGTCCTCAAGAGCTGGGCGGTTCCAAAGGAGCCCCCAACCCAGCCGGGGGTTAGGAGGCTTGCCGTGGAGGTCGAGGATCACCCCCTGAGCTACATTGACTTTCAGGGGGTGATCCCTGAGGGGATGTATGGGGCTGGAACTGTGACCATCTGGGATAGGGGGGTATACACCCTAGAGAGCAGGAAGCCGGACAAGCTCGTATTCGAGCTCCGGGGGGAGAAGATGAGGGGGCGCTACACCCTCCTGAGATTCAAGGATAAGCCCGAGAACTGGCTCCTCTTCAAGACGAAGACTTGA